The sequence ACGAggataaattaaaaataacatACTTTCCAAGACATCAATCTTCTAACAACATCAATTAAGTAAATTCTcaattataacaaaacaattgcaaaCTGCTCACCAACTAAAAGGCCTTAtaaggtataaatgcaaacaatagttGATGGCCTGAAGTTTCGACCCCAGAAAGACTGCTGGGGTTGAAGTTCAGGccataaatttttttttttaaaaatgcccTTACCGATCGTGTTAAGTCCAAGAAGGTAGCAAGAACAGGTGTTTTAATGTCATTGAGAGCATCAATATCCCCATCTTGTGACAGTGTCTTTCCTTCTTTATTCTCCAGTAAAACCACACGACGCACAGCAGTACTGATAAAGAATGGGATGGATAAAAGAAAAGTGGGAAGATATGGTATTACAGAAACATTCTAGGTTTTTCTGCACATGTCTTTTATAATTATCTTTGccaactgcttaccaaccaaaaggacctatgctATCAATGCAAAAAATTGTAGATTAAGGCTTGAcagttttgaccctagcagaaaGCTATTATGACAATaagcacaaataaaaaaatgtatcttttttaaaaccattgtGTAATTTGCTTCTCTTTACACAAGAGTAAGGGGCCTCAAAAATCATAGAAAACTTCCGCTAGACAACATGTCtgggaaacatttcactttgaagtagtatgtggttgtgtaaaaatataacagtttttatgccaacaaatttgaatttgagaaatgcTACTGcataatgcttctcagattgtgtatttttattatttctctGCGAGGATATATTCACTCCAGATTTTCGGTGAAGTCTCAAAAACGAAAACCACCTGTTGAAATTAAAgtttcagatgttagttttattttgtactCTTCATTTACATAAGATGAAAACAATCAagcgattaaaaaaaaaaaaaaaaaaaaagtatttttacttTAATGACTAGGAGTAGTATCAAGTAAAGCTCTTATTTCTACTCTAATACTCATAACTACCTGTTAGTCCCTGAACGCAAGACGCACATGATATCCGGGTAGCTGTCCATATTAGTGTCTCCTATCCTAAGGGTAATGGGTACATTAGCCCACTTGGCGACCTGAACTTGTGGTGGCACAAACCCCAAGTTCAGAAGCTCCTCGTGCAGATTATAAAACAAGCTCCACTGAAATCAAATCATAACATTTATGGAtaagagttttaaaaaaactaacttTAGAAAAAAGTTGAGCTTGACCCATTTGTTAAAGGGATAAATGaaaggcctgatgcttcatggaggcaaccaaAGCAGTTgcctccctggtcattgccttggttaCCCTTAAAATATTCCAATAGAAATCTATGACTTCCTAATGGAGGTGCCCTTCTAAATCTGTGACCCGGGATCCATTCAAAGTctaattttaatttcaaactcTGTATTTAGATTTCGCAGCATCCAAACCCAAATAAAAGTTTACGCCGTGTTTGGGCGGGTCGCCGTCCATATTACTCAATAGTTAACGCTGTTTAGAAACCCTTAGAAACCCTTTGCTGAAGACTGTACAAGCTTACGAGGGTGGTTTTAGGCTTCTGGCTCCCCGCAAATAACAGATGATATCGTCTAGTTACAAAAAATATAGTCTTTGTGACgatatttcaatattttcaaaaccaTCCTCAATTTTATATCGTGCCGCTATTAACGTATAATCGTCAATAGTTTAATTTTTAGCAGTGAATTAGTGGTTGTGAGTCAGGTATCCAGACCAACGTGGATGTATACATACACTCTTTTCTCCGCCTCTTCTGATGTAAATGTAGCTCTTTGTGCACGCCTCGTCTTCGCAAACAGGAAGAAGATGGTCCAGTCTACCTTTAGAACCTAAGAGGTAAATTAGAATCAAACATATTTAAtaacatataaataaataaaactttcacaaataaaaatgtttttttaattaaatattgTACAGTCAACAGTTATTTAGAGTGGCGTTCTCTATTCTTAAAGgctcatttgtttatttatgaatattctccgtcataaatacctcagacagtttcactattcagATTGGTGGAGAGCAAGTTATGTGGCGtagtttaaacggttgataatgaccagctggagctgttacAACCGGTTGTTTCCGGATACGTTTAGATGCAAACTATGCACACGAATGCATATCAGAAAACTGTcccagtcataaaaatgcaacaaacaTACAAAGCTCAAGGACGTCGGTAACAGATAAGATTTACAGAGTTTCATACTTTATTACGACTTTATTAAACCACAAAGGCATTaataaatgggaataaaagagtagttactcgttcttaaactgccacTTATGACCTTGCAGGATCGTGGTCGTGCAATAAATGGAAGTTTAAGAACTTGcagctacccttttattcccttatttaaaatcCAACTTACCCATATCAGCAAACGCTGATTGTCCAATATGCTTGAAGTTGCCTGCTGGTATTGCATACGTATCAGTTTGTATCCATGACTGCCCCTTATCAAAAAGCTCCCATTGTTCAAATTGACCTCTGCCCTTTGACATGGAGGTCACAATGAGGTCAGGTGCATAGTTGTTCGTCATATCCAGAAAGGAATTTGAGTTGGGAATCCGTAGTGGGTCGTGATCTCCCTTGATCTCTGTGCTTTGGAAAGTCCGCTTTGTGGTGTCactacaaaatttgaaaacaaaatactgtgATGGTCACATTTTTCTTCCATAAAAGTCTATACAAACTATTAGAGTTATAAAGGATATAAATTTAATATAAGAGatgcttcagcagaaaatattgcttaaaatttgtctgcttagcagtttggcttgtaaccttGTTCTAGTAAGCATAGTTTGTTGTAATTGTTCCCAGTGGtatagactgtattgaatatgatgtcaccgttcaaatatctgcgaGCATGTGCGTGTATGTATGCGTGCGTGTGCCGTAGAAATCGAACCGGGAACGCTGCGTGCTTCTTTGATGTACATGTTTAGAcacgcatacggtttgccctacaagatggcgactttcatagaaGAAAAGAGGTCATTCACTACAGTCTATAACGGCAACTTACTTGCAATGCCAAAACTGCCTCTTCCCATCTACATCCTCACCAAACAAATCAGGAATCATGTCAGCATCAAAACTAGGAACAGAGGAATCAAAATGATGGTTAGAAAAAGCTGTTGCTTTTGATGCTTTAGAATTCAGTCCATTGACAACATGTTCATTGACAACATGTACATtgattatatatttggtttgctgtaacgCCATGTGTACATCTGCCTCTATTGTTCATGGGCTTCTACTAAGTCTTACGGCCAACGTGCATTTTCTACGTATTCTCCTATTCTTTGGAACGAACTCCCCCGCAACATCAAAGACGCTCAAACTCTGGATCAATTCAAACACcgtctcaaaactcacttgttaaactctaactattttttatttattttttattttctgacTATGTACAGCGCATTGGGACTCCGTGTATAATGCACTTTAAAAGaacggtttattattattattattattatttattctatTGCCACGGAGCAGATTTTTTTGAGttctggagacttctcagttgtgGAAAATTGACATTGTTTATTTTGGACACAGTTGGCTATTTAAATCTATAATTTCCTCTGACGAATGCACACAGAAGTGTTTGAATTCCATATCTCTAAAGATCTCTAGATAGAAAATATGTATCTCTAGATttggtaaataaaacaaatatgtcTCAAGACGttgaaaatgttgcaaattattgttataatattaataacaactaAATGACTCACTCCATCATCAATGGTTGATCCTGGAACGTTGTGGATACTGTTGTAATTGGGTCTGTTGAAAAAGAGAAGACAGACGAGTGTTACAATAATTTACgacaaaaaaattcatttttcatAATTCATATGAGAATCTTGTGGAAAATCTGACAAAGCTGAGCAAAGCAGCCCGTGACCCATTATCAATTTTAAGAAAAGACAGTTATTAGATAATACTATTTTTTAACTGgagaatatttttaaattgtgcaCTTCTCATGCCGAATGGtgtaaaaccattcaaaaacaACCCATCCATAAAAATATTGTGCATGCCTGTAGAGAAACACAGCTCTATTGtttgtataggcctacacttaaaggaacattacagaattggaaagaagaaaaaatcatgaagatcacagatttacataaaacttacacggtctactgatgatgatagtagaaaacatcccttgaaatatttctgtctgaaatttcatatttgatgagaaataaataatctaattgcgcgtttggagtttatcgctcagggagcgttttattcattttcgttttggcatcgatgcaatgcaaaatttgtaatcgatttttcactgttctctcgtgacccagatgaccgatcgatctcaaacttctacaggtttgtcagtttatgtatatggcggattacataaagtgttacactgccaacaacttttttgctagcaaaaccaattctgtaatgttcctttaatggaatTATGATGCCTTATTGAGCATGATTTGTAGAAATGGAAATAGCTTTGCACCAAAACAAGTTTCAAAATTCAGGTCTATGCAAAAAAGCACTCATCAAAATAGAAACAaacgaaacaaacaaatatgtcTGCATttagaataaaacatttaaaaaaactaatatTGAGTTTTTTTCTCACCTAGTTTGAAGTTTCTGGTCTGTCCCCAGTAAACAAATACTGATGTAGGAGCAGTTGTATCAAATacttttccattttgttttgtcgtTAGCAAGACATCCATCTGTGAATCGCCATCAAAATCCCCAGGAACAACGCTGGTTATCGTGTCATTAtccctgaaaacaaaatgaattagAGTTTATATGAAAACAGTCTAATGTCATCCAAAAAAGCGATATTTCCAAGAATAATTTGAGATACTACAGACTGAAAGATCAATAAATTTTAGTTTTTATATTAAGAGAAGTTTTACCTTTTGATTGACAAGTTGTGGATGGACTTTGATAAAGTTGTATCGGAGCCATCTGTCAACTGGTAATATACATCCATAATATGACCTGTAAAATGGGAGAAATGTAATCATCCAAAAAAGTAACATGTTATGAAGTTCCATTTTCATATTAAATAATTTTCTGTAAAAAGTACTGAAAGTTAAAATAGCGAACAAATACCAAATTTAATTGATCACATCAGTGTATAggtaaaaactaatttttaaaaaaaaatattctttatccccgatgcaaatttaacatctattatttccTAATTAGCACTTTCTTGTTCCTGGGGCAGATTTGTTTTCTGCGACTCTGCTATCAAATTTCCAATTCTTGCATCTTTCACACACATGCCGAAAGTTTAAGCGTTCAGTATAGTGTCGCGAGTCATGGCCATGTTAATACACTGACTCACTGAGCAATGAGCTAAGTGATGAGAAatgaccaaggcccaatttcatggctctgcttaccgccaattTCTGCGCTTGATCAccaggcatgagaatgggtgatgataaaaaaacaggaaaaaattaAGTTGATTGGAAATGTCAATATTCCATCATTTTTGTGAGCGAAGCAACACGAGCGCGCAGCGCGAAGTCCCTTACGGCCGGGGTCCATcacaattccccgcttacgtgcaagcgccgaatttctgcgctagccttgtaagcgtagaatgcctagtaacgtggagtacgcacacgcGCAGAAGTCAAAATTCGctgcttacccgtgaaatatgcttgccgtaagcacagaatttcctgcttccataagcgccaattctgtgcttcagtaagcagagccatgaaaattgTTGGGCCCAAGTGTTCTGAATCATCTGAGTGAGCCGAGtgtctgatttttatttatattattatatacaaaaaatatgccACCCTGAACAAGATCATGAAGATGGCGCAATAAATAGCACAAATTACCGTGAAAAAGTTGTGATAATCATGAAGCCTTTAAATATCTCCCTAAACATCTTAAGTTTTtgttaatataaacaaattctttatttgtttatctttatTGTGTGAGGGAGAGGGGGCGTGGCTTACCATCTTGTCGAAGGACGAAAACATCAGTCAATTTATTGGAATCAATATCTCCATACGCCGCAATAATCCCGTCTGCTGGGCCGCCGTCAGTAAATACTGCATTTGTGTTATCAGTAAATTCGGGAGTATTCACAGCAAAAGGATCGTCACAAAAGACAATCGCTAAAAGCGATAAAAGTAACAGAAAAATAGAACTAAGTCGAGACATTTTTGTACACACTCGTCATCATCATGGGAAAGTGTAATAATAAAATTTAGACAGTAACCAACTACCAGAAATTGTATCTACAGCACTGCAATGAAAAGGGTACCAAACTAAGCTCTGCATACTAATTTTGTGGACATGCGCAGTAGCGACATTTTGTGTAAATCATTTTAAAGATGGCGCTGCCCAGTGACTTCATCGGAACGATCGCAGATGACGACGAAATATCCGTTGCCTCAGAAGACTCAAGTAGCGATGAGGAGGTAATGTCAATGCCACAAGAATACTGTTCATGGTAtcgtttttttagtttttttgctGTTTGTTTTGGAAGAGGTAAACAATAATTTGCTAACGCTTGAAGAGTGGCGTAAAGTTTTATCACGTGGCTTGGCTACGTGCACGTTTCACATGTAAAGAGTTCTATTTCCGACACATACGAGAATTATCACATGTGTtacttgaaattgaattgaactggaATTGGAAGTAACAATTTAATTAATAGAATGTCAAATTGCATGGTGAAGATAAGGTGTTATGAATGTGATTAATCATGTTAATTACtttaaattgtttcatttttccacttgtatttttgtataaacaaaatatgaaaataaataataaatatgccTAAAGATAATATTatgaaattattatttaattaattattactattaattattattttaacagGAATATGGTAACTATTTTGGTTCAAAATCAACATCGTAGTTAACAACAGAATTTGAAAGGACATTTGTGTCccgtcacttttttttttaactaaggAATTTCTCATGTGAGTAATAGCACGCAGTATCTTACTCAACTCAAGTAAAACTTGAGTTGAGTAagatactaaattatttcataacaagtttttttttttggtcatcAAGCGCTGATCCGCAGGTACCAGCCAATTGAATTGACGACCTGTCGAGCTGCGgccgagttggactaaaccattctgtaaaaggggtgttataatgccGCACTGCTTGGGACATTTGTGACTGTGgcaaaaatggagcaaatctgttgactagctgtcaaaattgtatgtgtttgaccatttcgcccttTACAATTCGAGCatggttacattatcgcaactagttaaaaagtggtggcaagATACAGAAATTTTTCCCTACTGAACTCTGTATCTCTGATTATAAACTTCACTCTCTAATGGTTTTAGTTAGAATCtgtttgttgatttttaaaagagaattgaattttgttacattttacataaatttcaTTCATTTCAAACAGGCCATCAAACCCAAGAAGTTATCGAAAGTGAAGCGTCAGAGGAAAGGCCAAGAGGATTTCTCACAGGATTTCTTCTTCTCCGAGCGAGCATTAATTGAAGAAAGTATATGGAGTCCCAATATTATGAAGACGTTGAAGCCACGAGGCCACACCTTGATCGGTAAAACTACGTCCCTGGAGCAAAAGATCGCTAAGATTAGGGATGACCGGAGAAAAGTGAGGCTCAAACTTGTtttgtgatgattttttgttttgtttgtttacatgtaaTCAAAAGAAAGTATGAATTGCAATATGCCTCAAAACTATCCTGACTATAGACCCAATGTACTCACATGCGCCAAtcttgtctgccattttgggagtaaaaaTAGTGcgcaaacatgcacaaaagattTGACTCCGAAATGATGGAAATTATAGACGCATCCCCATTTAATATGCAAGGGGTCCTTGttatgcacaaagaacagctatcgtcaaTAGATCTGCCTCATTTTTGGCTCAGGGATAACGCTCTTtaaaagtgtgacgtcatatgcaggGGGTCTTTGTGAATACTTCATGAAGAAATTAcgtgtataatttgtttttatactttttgtagCAAAGTCAGTAGATGATAAAGAAAGAAATTAAACTTTATTTTACTTAATCACTGAACAATTTATCTAAAAGGAGAAAGAATCTGAGGCAGTTTTGGCGGAGGCAACAGATGAGAAGGAGGGAGCAGAAAACACAACACCGGTAGTCGATAACCTGGACAACGCTGTCGATGATGATGACAATGACGATATTGAGAATGGGTTAGAGGATTTACAATGGGATTCGATCAGAGTCAAAGCAACCAGTGAGAAAAGACTGAAAAGGAAACAGAAACAAGGTAAGAATTCATTCAGTCAGTTTAGATAATGGTTGATCATCCACTGTAATTCTTTACACATCCATAATGGATGATTAGGTCACTCTAATTCCTTACCTATCTATATTTTAATAGGTGTTACATTttgtatcggggataaaaaaaaaatcaatttgtttttagcattgcactgatgtgtattaagcacctAGTATATAGCATGGTATACTTCATACTTTCCCCAGTTATGTGGCAGGGTGtgtggaaagaaaaaataaacaggcaaatcactcgggagggattcgaacccatgacattTGCATCGCTAGAAAGATGTCTTTATACAAGACTTTCGATCTAGCCTGGAGGCTAGAGGCATACATATTAGGCAGGTTGATACCGATGATAACATATTGAGCTATCAAACAAGTGCAATCCAAGATTCTCCAAGTTTAAACTGATGCAATATTTATACATTACCTCTCTTATATTAAAGACTTCAcaaaaaatcttgttttttgtgtgtgtaaactAATGAGTAGCTGGGTGATGCCCAACTTACTTTCTAGAATTCCTCCTTTTttgaatttatcatttttaaagaaagtttTTTGAATCTTGTTAATTTCAGCGGGGGATGATTCTGATTCTGATGATTCTGAGACGCAGAAGGCCAAGTTCTTTGCTGATGTTCCTGAGCTAACTGGCTACAGCAGTTTCCAAGAGATGAATCTGTCCAGGCCACTACTCAAGGTATGCACTTGACGTTTGTTGCGTTAGAGACTGATGTTAATGTCATGTACCATTCCTATTTGATGTCTTAAAGAATAGAACTCatagtttcctttgtgttttcATCTTCAGGAGTGAACCCCCCACAATTTAATGTATCCTCTGTTGTAATCATTTTCGATTACCTGGGGTGCAACATATGTCACTCTTAACCAAATAACTCTGATGTTTCCAAAGTTGTAAGTAGACTAATATTCACTTGTTGACTGTCATAAACTTGCCCCAATTTGAATTGCTGAACTCTTGCGTAAAGTTCAGATGCATTACACTTGCTCAAGATAAAGCAGGGCAACTACTTGCTTCGTTCTGGCTCCTCGCCCGTCCTAGTTGTTCCCAGGTCCAGGACAGTTCATTACGGTGACCGGGCCTTCTCACACATTGATCGTGTTCTCTGGAATCAAATTACTCAGTTCCATCTTGATCATTGGTTCTCTTGAGACTTTCAAAACAGAACTGAAGACACTGCTCTTTACAAAGCATACTGTGTCGTGTCTATTCTTAAAAAttagttttcacaatgtttactATTAATTGTACATCTATTTCATAGAATTTGCGCTTTACAAATCTATACTCCTTTTCTCTCTGCAGGCAATTAGTGCAATGAACTTTGTGATGCCGACCCCGATTCAAGGCAAAACTATCCCCATGGCTCTACTTGGAAAAGACATCTGTGCTTGCTCTGCTACTGGAACTGGTAAGTCAATTTGACAATGCGTGAAATACTCATTCTGAATCTGAATCATATAGTTGGCAAAGCATCCTattggaaacatcacaccaactttttgtaGAGAAAAGACGATGAGGACATTTCAAACTTAGACGAGGGAGAAAAACCCCTACAGgtaaaacccacacagtcagcaAGGCTCCAGACTGGGTATCGGGTATCAATCCGGGTATTGT comes from Asterias amurensis chromosome 3, ASM3211899v1 and encodes:
- the LOC139934867 gene encoding T-cell immunomodulatory protein-like, with product MSRLSSIFLLLLSLLAIVFCDDPFAVNTPEFTDNTNAVFTDGGPADGIIAAYGDIDSNKLTDVFVLRQDGHIMDVYYQLTDGSDTTLSKSIHNLSIKRDNDTITSVVPGDFDGDSQMDVLLTTKQNGKVFDTTAPTSVFVYWGQTRNFKLDPITTVSTTFQDQPLMMDFDADMIPDLFGEDVDGKRQFWHCNDTTKRTFQSTEIKGDHDPLRIPNSNSFLDMTNNYAPDLIVTSMSKGRGQFEQWELFDKGQSWIQTDTYAIPAGNFKHIGQSAFADMGSKGRLDHLLPVCEDEACTKSYIYIRRGGEKSWSLFYNLHEELLNLGFVPPQVQVAKWANVPITLRIGDTNMDSYPDIMCVLRSGTNSTAVRRVVLLENKEGKTLSQDGDIDALNDIKTPVLATFLDLTRSGVLDIMVVNQTKPDQQPQIRVIKNNFVFDAYSVKAHVLSGLCYTDCPELDSKPFGVNQPGPFIYYKTTSSTGKLQCGASTQLSQSAYFSLQLPYIILGLGPNPNYVDSLTVSIAGATKTDTQNTRQHTWMSIIPNSELIAIPYPPDEPEEWKSVLLITPGRSVLLTGGVLIGTCVFMAIVVGVLQLLEKREDDREKRQESHRFHFDAM